From a single Apium graveolens cultivar Ventura unplaced genomic scaffold, ASM990537v1 ctg5284, whole genome shotgun sequence genomic region:
- the LOC141702574 gene encoding protein FAR1-RELATED SEQUENCE 5-like, translated as MGPKFRDCSSCGDSCHISRLVGDYVSNGGNSLSESEISVSRFNITHGGHKYYIPKYSGDISKPEVNQSFDSLEKGIEFYKEYGRLSRFNVRLNIEMKDDRDEIILRKYIICGRAGFNDLPRNLDESSSKIVKRRRTVSGRSYWSDKYVIAVFEEKHNHPLASEEGLQFLKANREMTNRMR; from the exons ATGGGACCAAAATTTCGAGACT GTTCCAGTTGCGGTGATTCGTGTCATATTAGCCGTTTAGTAGGTGATTATGTATCTAATGGCGGTAACAGTTTATCTGAAAGTGAGATTTCTGTTTCGCGTTTTAATATTACACATGGTGGTCATAAGTATTACATTCCAAAGTATAGTGGTGATATTTCTAAACCAGAGGTTAATCAGAGTTTTGATAGTTTGGAAAAAGGTATTGAATTTTACAAGGAATATGGGAGGTTATCTAGATTTAATGTGAGGTTGAATATTGAAATGAAAGATGATAGGGATGAaataattttgagaaaatatattATTTGTGGGAGAGCTGGTTTTAATGATCTGCCTAGAAATTTAGATGAAAGTTCTAGTAAAATTGTTAAGCGTAGGAGGACTGTTTCAGGGAGGTCGTATTGGTCCGACAAGTATGTTATTGCTGTGTTTGAGGAAAAACACAATCATCCGTTAGCTTCTGAAGAGGGTCTTCAATTTTTGAAAGCAAATAGAGAAATGACTAATCGTATGCGCTAA